The genomic DNA ACGCCAACTTAGACAACACCTATCTTTACGAAGGTGATGCCAAGTTAGTAGAAGGAGGCACTCTTTCCAGTAAAGTCGTAACATTCAACGACGCTAGCGGAATATTTACTGTTCCAGCTGGTGGAACCAAATCCATCACTCTGAAGGCCAACTTAAACTACGATGTTTCAGCTGGTAAAACTATCGGCTTTAGTTTAGTTTCTGTCGATGACGTCACCTCAGACGCTTCAGCTGTTAGTGGAACTTTCCCAGTTACAGGTAACTTAATGAGCGTTGCTAATGCATCTGATTTAGGTTATTTATCCTTAACTGCTGGTAGCACACCAGGTTCAAGTGATATTGGAATTAATGCTCAAGATGATTATGAGGTTTGGAGAGTAACTGTCCAGGCTAATAACCAGGATGTAGACGTCGAGCAGATTATCTTCACGGAAGTGGGGAGTATTCTAACTGACGATTTACAAAACTTCGAACTTCTTGTAGGCGGTACAGTTATAGGAACATCCGAGATGGACAGCAACAATCAGGTAGTATTTGATTTCTCTGATTCTCCTTATACTATTACTAAAGGACAATCTAAGATCTTGAAGTTGTATGCTGACATTGTTAAAGGAGCTAACAAGACCTTTAAGTTCACCATTCAATATCCTACCGATGTAGTGGCTAAAGACACTAATTATGGCGTCTATGTTGCAAGTTATACTGGTGGTACTTGGTCGATAATTCAGCCAAGTGGTAATTACAAGATTAATGCTGGCGATTTATCTATAACCAAAGCCACTGATTCACCAGTTGGAAATGTTGCTAGAAATGCGACTACTGTCACTCTTGCTAAGTATGACTTTAAAGCAACTGGCGAAGATATAAAGGTTAGTAACTTAAATGTTACTTCTGATCATTCTGGTGAGACTGCTTCTACTTGGGGTTTGAATAATGGCATGATCTATTTGGATGGAATTCAGGTGGGAAGCACTAAGGATATCGCTGAATATGGACAAACTGCTACTAACTTTACCTTTGGTACTAGCTTTATTGTTGCAGCTGGCACTACCGGTGTTGTGGAAATTAAGGCTGATGTGAAAAATCGAGCTGGCACTACTGATAGTTTAACTGTCGATGCGACAATTACTATTCGTATTGAATCTGGTACTACTAATGCTCAAGGTAGGAGTTCTTTAACTGTTTTGAGCAGACCGGCTACAGCAAAAGCAGCCAATGCTTTAACGATTAAAGGTGGTTCCTTAACCTTTACCAAGCTCGGAGCTTATGGCACTCAATACACAGTAAAACCGAGTACTGGGTTTAAAATTGGTTCTTTCCAGATATTAGCTGGTTCTTCTGAAGGTATTAACGTTGATAGCATTACCGTTGACTTTGATGCTACCGAAACAGCTGATACTGAGAATTTACTCTTAAAAATCGGAGCTGACCAGATTGGTACTACTAAAGTAACCACTAGCACCTCCAACTTGTTCTCGGTTAATGTTGATTTAGCCGCTAGTGCAGCAAAAGTAGTTGATATCTATTCTGATGTTTTATCTACTGCTACCGGAACAACTGTCGTTGCAGACATCTACGGTACAGGAACGACAGCTGACACATCGGCTAGTGTGACTGCTTATACTTCCGGTTCTCCTTTGACTTTACAGACCATTAATATCACCACAGCCACGTTAGCTGTTGCTATTGCTTCTGATAATCCGGATGATGCCTTAGTTGTTGGTATGAGTCAGGATATGGTAATGGCAAAATATGAATTTTCTTCCCTTTACGAAGAATTCAATATTTCCGAAGTAAAGGTGTATGCCAGTAGTGAGGTAGACAGGACAGCTCCCCGCTATAATAAACCAAACTTCCCTGACTTCTTTTATGTCTGGCTTTCTTACCTAGATTCTGCTAGTGATACGCAAACTACTACCAAGAGAGCTGCTTTTGTCAATGGAATGATTCACTTTACCGGCCTGAATATGTATGTTCCAGCTAACGGAACAGCTAAACTTACTGTTTACGCTGACTTGAATGCTGTTGCTGCTGCTGGTTATGCTCTTCCTGGAGACAGGCCTCAGATTTCACTTGCTTACTACAAAGCCAATAGTGGTTCTATATCTTCATTTGAAAGACGCACAGGGAAATTAGTATATGCAGGAGACGGTGCAACTTTAAGTCCTATGACTTGGGTCGCCGATGGTGGAGCCTTATATGAGGAAACCACAAATGGTACAGGATCTTATGCTCTTAACTTTGCGGTTGGAACTCAAACTGCCAATGATGGATCTGAGCTTGATATTCCTCTAAGCGATCTAAACTTGACTGTAGCGGATTTTGTTACAGCTGGTGATTTGATCACTTTTTCTGCTTACTCAACCGTCACCGATACAGTCCCGATGGTCACCTTGTTCATGGATTGCGATCAGGATGGTTCATTGGATGGAGAAATGCTTTATTCTCCTAGTCAAACCATAACTGCTAGCACATGGACGAACATGTCATATGCTACCGAAACCAAGACATTTGATTGGTGGTCTAATGATACAGATGCTGCAGGTTGTGATGCCGATGCTAATTCTGGATCAGGCGTTCTTATGTCTACCATGGATACAGACGTTGTGATTCTGGGAGCTAGTTTCTCCGTATGGGGCGGTAGTAACGCAGCTGGTACTTACAAGGTTGATAATCTTGTAATAACAGCAGGTATTACTCCTGTTGCTTACGTCATTAATGGCGTAGAAGACGACATGGGTGATTTTGGCACTAACTATATTCTTTACAAGTCCAAGCCAACTGTAACTCTGGAAGGAGCTGTTGGTGCTACCTTGACCGTTGGAACTAAAACTCTTTATAGTCTTAATGTGGCTGCTGATACCGCAGGAGATCTCGGTCTTAAGGCAATTAAATTCGCTGTAACTGCTACTGATTCTAGTGATGTTGATAACCTTAAGTTTTATAAGGGGAATACTGATTACACTGCCAAGGTAACGATTAATTCTCAGATAGATGTTGGCGGAGATGATTTAAAGAGTAATGACTTGACAGGCGGTGATGGTGCCGTAAGTGATGTATTCGTGGTCTTTACCAACGAAGAAATTATCACTGGAGGTACTTCTCAAATCTATTACCTTAAAGCTAGGATTGGTTCTGTTGATGGAATAACTAGTGGTGATGGTGTTGCGACTTACCTAGTAGCAGAAAGTGCTAGTACTGATATCACTCGAGGCGCAGCCTATGCTACTGGTCTTGGCAACTTTATCTGGACAGATAGGTCTTCTGCTTCTCACAGTCAAACTTCTACAGATTGGATAAATGGTTTACTTGTTAAGACATTGGGAGATGTTTTGACATTCACTCTAAGCAAGCTATAATCGCTGAAACAGACCGGCTATTCTTTCTTGTGGACCACGTTTGACGTGGTTGAGAATATGCGCCGGAAACCAAAAAGCCGCCCGAGAGGGCGGCTTTTTGTTTCGTCGATCTATACTAAGTCGATCTATACTAAGCTGATCTATACTAATTCAACTTCAACTACCGTCAACTATTGAAGCAACTATCGAAGAGCAACTATCGCAACTATTGAAGTTCAACTTCAATAGTTTTTATTAAGAAGCGGTTTTTGGACTCCTCAAAGCGGTTTTTCGGTTCCCCGATCTATGAGAAACTATTGAAGTTCAACTTCAATAGTTACTTCAATAGTTATTAATAGTTATTCTAATCTTATTTTTCCAAAGTCTTCTATATCTTTTCTTTTGACTATCTCTTCAAACCATTTTTCAATATTCTGTTGATAATTTTTCTCTCCGCCAAGAGTATTTAAAAGAAATTCTCTTTGAGTAACTGAAGGAAAATTCTTTTTGTCAATATAATCTAGATGACTTGACCAACGGTAGGAATTTAAAAACTCGATTGCTTTTTGATAATTTTTAATTTTTTCTTCTCGCCATCCAGGTTCAAATAAATCTAAAGGATTAAAATGAATATAATACAAAAGAAAATCCAGATATTCTTCTTTATTTACATGTATTGCCTTAAATCTTCCTTGCAATAGAGACCCAACTCTTTCATATTTTTTATTAAAATAATTAGTATAGCCAGTGCCTAACTTTTGCATAAACCGGACAATTCCTTTTTCTTTTTTCTGCCGTAGGAGCAGATGATAATGATTCGGCATTAAACAAAAAGTCAAAATTTCCACTAATAATTTTCTTGGCTTTCTTTCTTTTTTTTTAGTTTCTTCAATATATCGAAGTTCAACTTCCATAGTTTGGCGATTGAAGTAATAACCAGTATTTAATACAGGATTTTCATCATTAAATTCAAACAAATTATGGATAAATCTAAAATGATCTTTCTTATCTGAAAATATATTTCTTTTCTCCACTCCTCGATTATAGATATGGTATATTTCGTTGTTAATAAATTGCGGCTTTTGCATTAAGAATATTATATCTTTTAAACTATTGAAGTTCAACTTCAATAGTCTCACTTCAATAGTCTTCGAGTTCTTCAATGGTTTTTAAATGTTTTTTGTTGTTAAAAGATTTTTGTGCTAAAATCAATTTAATATGTCAAGGAATTTAAAAATAATTTTTTTCGGAATAATTTTTCTTACTTTACCGGTTTTTGTTTCGGCTATTTCTTTGGGCGAAAAAACTGATTTTTTTGTTGACCCTACTTATGATTTATCTCAAAGAGAAAAAATCTCTGCTACCTTGGAGAGAATAGGTCAAAGAGCATATTTTTATATTGATGAGCAATGGTGGGAAACACTGAACTATCAAGAAAAACAAGAAATAAATCAAGCCCTCCGAAATTTAGATTACGAATTTTATTATAAAATTTATCCAATTTTAACTTCTAATTTTGGCTCAGAATGGAAACCAGGAATTGATAAAGTGGCCACTATTACAATTTTAATTCACCCAATGATAAAAGAAGCTGGCGGATATTTTAACAGTAGTGATGAATACCCCAGGTTACAAATTTCAACCTCAAATGAAAGAGAAATGGTTTATCTTAATGCTAATCATATTACTGAATCCTTAGCTAAGAGTTATCTTGCTCATGAATTCACTCATTTAATTACTTTCAATCAAAAAGAAAGAATTTATGGAGTAAAAGAGGAAGTTTGGTTGAACGAAGCTCGGGCCGAATATACTTCAACTCTGGTTGGTTACGATTCAGAATATGAAGGAAGCAATCTCCAAAGAAGAGTCGACATTTTTTTAGAAAAACCAACCGATTCAATTACTGAATGGCAGAATAAAAAAGCAGATTACGGAGCTATTAATCTTTTCACCCAATATTTAGTTGACCATTATGGAGTGGAGATTTTAGCTGATTCTTTAAAATCAGAAAATATTGGAATTGAAAGTTTAAATGAGGCCTTAGAAAAAAATGGTTTTGAAGAAGATTTTTCTCAAATTTTTACTGACTGGACTATTGCTGTTTTAGCCAATGATTGCTCTTTGGGTGAAAAGTATTGTTATAAAAACAAAAACTTAAAAGACTTGCGAATTATTCCCTCAATTAATTTTTTACCCCTTAGAGGTGAAAGTACTTTAGGAGTTAACCAAACTACTAAAAATTGGTCAGGTAACTGGTTCAAATTTATTGGGGGTAAAGAAGGAATCCTAAAGATAGAGTTTATTGGCAATCCAGAAAATTTATTTAAAATTCCCTACCTTTCAAAAAATATTCCTGGAGAATACTCTCTTGATTTTTTTCAACTTGACGAATATCAAAGAGGAGAAATTTTAGTTTCCGGATTTGGAACAGAGATTAATTCGGTAACCATTATTCCTACAGTCCAAAGCAAGATATCTGGATTTTTAGACCAGGAACCCGCTTTCCCATTTTTTTGGTCAGCTTCAACCATAGCTGTTGAGGAAAAAGAAGAACCTGTTTCCAAGTATTTAGAAAAACCAATTTCTGAAATGTTAAAACAAGAAATTTTAGTTAAAATTTCTGAAATTGAAGAGTTATTAAACCAGCTCAAAGCTCAACTTACTCGGATCGAAGAAGGGGAAGGAACAGAATCAGTTTCCGTCTCCTGCCAAAGGTTTGAAGAAAATCTTTTTTATGGATTAAGAAATGATAATAGAGTTAAATGCCTGCAAGAATTTTTAAAGGACCAGGGAACAGAAATTTATCCGGAAGGCTTAATCAGCGGAAATTTTCTTTCTTTGACTAAAGCTTCTGTAATCCGTTTTCAGGAGAAATATGCTCAAGATATCTTAGCCCCCTGGGAATTAACCGAAGGTACAGGTTACGTTGGTGAAACCACCAGGGCCAAAATTAATGAGATTTTGAGGCGGTAAATCGCTAAACCACGAAATTGCATGAAAATTGTATTTATTATTATTGATGGCTTAGGAGACAAACTCCTATCAGAGAAGAAAGAATGGCAAAGTATAATAGGCTATTGAAAATTGAAGAAGAGTTAAAAATTCAAAATTCTAAATAAAGACATGGATCCATATATAATCAATTTCAACAAATCTCTAAGGTTAGGCCTAATTAGTTTTGCCAAGAGAGAGAAAAAACGTTTTCTTCTTTCCCTTCTTATCTTTTCCTTCCTTGTATCTTATTCCCTCGCATTTCTCCCGTTGTCCATCCTTGCCGCTAATCCAGCCGCTGAAATCCAGACCAAGGTTCGCGCCGATCATCCCGAGGCCGTAGTTGTTGAGCGCAATCGCAACTCCATCAAGCACCGTATTGCCGACGCGCCCGACGGCAGGCAGCGGTTCACCCTGGATGTTTCGATAGGCCCTCTCCACTATGGCCCTGACAACGACCAGGAAATAGACACCGCCTTCGTGCCTTCCACCGTTCCTTGGGACTGGGAGATGACCAAGGCTGACTTTGAGGTGAGGGCCCTGTCGCAGCTAAACGCGGGTCGGGTCGTTGAGTACCGCAAGGGTACGGAGTGGGTCAGGTTCCAACCGATGGCCTTGCAATACTCCAACGACCTTGGCCGGATACAGCAGATAGCCATGCCCCAGGCCGTGGACGCGGTGCTCAACGACGACACCCTCACCTGGACGGATGGCTACGGCCCTGGTTTGGACTTTTCCTGGCAGGTGCAGA from Candidatus Nealsonbacteria bacterium includes the following:
- a CDS encoding peptidoglycan-binding protein, encoding MSRNLKIIFFGIIFLTLPVFVSAISLGEKTDFFVDPTYDLSQREKISATLERIGQRAYFYIDEQWWETLNYQEKQEINQALRNLDYEFYYKIYPILTSNFGSEWKPGIDKVATITILIHPMIKEAGGYFNSSDEYPRLQISTSNEREMVYLNANHITESLAKSYLAHEFTHLITFNQKERIYGVKEEVWLNEARAEYTSTLVGYDSEYEGSNLQRRVDIFLEKPTDSITEWQNKKADYGAINLFTQYLVDHYGVEILADSLKSENIGIESLNEALEKNGFEEDFSQIFTDWTIAVLANDCSLGEKYCYKNKNLKDLRIIPSINFLPLRGESTLGVNQTTKNWSGNWFKFIGGKEGILKIEFIGNPENLFKIPYLSKNIPGEYSLDFFQLDEYQRGEILVSGFGTEINSVTIIPTVQSKISGFLDQEPAFPFFWSASTIAVEEKEEPVSKYLEKPISEMLKQEILVKISEIEELLNQLKAQLTRIEEGEGTESVSVSCQRFEENLFYGLRNDNRVKCLQEFLKDQGTEIYPEGLISGNFLSLTKASVIRFQEKYAQDILAPWELTEGTGYVGETTRAKINEILRR